Below is a window of Alkalidesulfovibrio alkalitolerans DSM 16529 DNA.
TGGCCTTTCTCGCGGCCGGGAAAAACAGCTCGAAGAGCGTTCCCCGGCCCGGTTCGCTTTCAATGCGGATGTCACCGCCGTAATCCTTGACGATGCCATATGAGATGGAAAGTCCAAGGCCCATACCCTGGCCTGTCTCCTTGGTCGTGAAGAACGGTTCGAATATCTTGCCGCGTACGCTTTCGGGGATGCCCACGCCTGTATCCTGCACTTGGACCAGCACCTTGTCGTCGCGAACCAGGGTGCGCAGGGTTATGCGGTGTCCGTCTTCGGGCGGGGCCGGGGCCTTGGCGATGGCGTCGCGCGCGTTGGTGACGAGATTAAAGAGCACCTGCTGAATGCGGTTGTCATGGGCCAGGATCGGCGGCAAGGGCTCGGCGAGTTCGAGGCTGGTTTCGATGCCCGCGAGCGAGAGTTGATGCCCGACGATTTTCAGGACGCCGCGGATGGAGTCGTTGACGTTCAAATGTTCACGGATCATGTCCGCCTTGCGGCCGAAGGCCCGCAAGGTATTAATGATGTCTGTGGCCCGGTCCACCTGTTGGCTGATCTCACTGGTGATGGGGCGAAGCTGTGTAGGCGTGACCGGGGTATCCTCTTCGGAGAGCATGGTCAGGAAGTCGCTGCCCATCTTGATGGCGTTCAGCGGTTGGTTCAACTCGTGGGCGATGCCGGCGGACATCTCGCCCAGGGTCTTCATCTTGCTGGCCTGGATGAGTTGGGCATCCTTTTCGATCATTTCGGTGACGTCGGCCGAGGCAATAATCAGCGCTTGGCGGTTCTTGTAGCTGATCGGGCAGGCATGCAAGTTGACGTAGATGGGTACGCCGTCCTTGCGATAATGGATGAGTTTGGAGCAGTAGACGCAGGAGTTGCCCTGCTCGGTCATCGCATCGATGCGGACCAGGCATTGGCTGGCGAAATCCGGATCGAGGGCGGTGTAAGGGATGCGTGACAATTCCTCGCGAGTGTATCCATAGACATCTTCCGCCCTGGGATTGGCGTCGAGTATTTCGAAAGTGTGGGCGTCCACAACCACAATGGGGTCGGGGCCGGAGACGAACAGGGAACGGTACTTTTCTTCGGACTCGCGCAGACGGCGTCGGTAGAGCTTGATGCTCCAGACCATGTTGCGGAAGGAGTTGGCGAGTTGCTGCACCTCGTCGCCGGGCACTTTGCGATAGAAACGGCACTGCCGACAGGTGCGCAGATTCGCGGCCTGCGTTTCGTCCAGTTCTCCGACGCTCGATGCCTGATCGAAGTGCCAGCAGGGCAGGTCGGTGTTCAGGTACGCCGGACATTCCTGGGGCTTCCACTCGTCGTCCGATCCTTCGAGATCGACGGAAATGTCGAAATTGCCGCGCGAAAGTTCGTCGGATATGCGAGTGAGTTTGGCGATGGGCATGGTTATGTAGTTGGCGATGCGCAGCGAAATGAAGAAGACGGCCACAATGACCATCGAGATGAAGCCAAGGAAGGTGATTCGGAGCTTGGCCACGAGATTTTCGATGTGGCGCTTGTTCAGGCCCACATGTACCGAGCCGATGGTGTAGATGCCCTCGGTGATGGGCACGGCTATGTCGAAGACCGGAAGACCGGCCACGACCATGTCGCGCACGGTGCGTGCGGTTTCAGTGGTCGGCGCGGGGATGCCGTGCAGTTCGTGGGGAAATTGGCGGGTGAACGTGTGGGCCAGCAGGTCTCCTTCGGGGTCGGTGATGAAGATGTAGGAAACGAGATCCCTTCGTTCGCCGAGATAGGCTGCATCGAACGCGAGGCTGACGAGGTTCGGGATGTCATTGTCCAGGATATGGCTGCGCGCCCGGTCGGAAAGACTTTGCGCGATGGCCGTGCCCCGGTGTTCGAGTTCCACTGTGAGGCTCGAGACGAGAATCCAGCGTGCGAGCAGGGCGATGATGCCCGAGACGAGAAGAATGAAGGCAAGGGTGGTGATGAATATCTTTTTGGAAAGGCTTATGCTGCCGAAGAATTTCATAGCCCCTTCTCCGGGGTGACGCGGGGCGTCTCGCTGTGCGGCGGTTCAGGAAGAATGTGCGCCGGGCCGTCCGCTGAATCGGCTTGGTTCCCTGGATTATCCAATGGAGCCTTTTCGGCCAGAATGCGCGCGATTTCTCCCCAGTCAGTGACGAGGCGGAATTCGCCGTTACGCAAGCGGGTGAAATAAACGCGATCGAGCCCTTGGTGGTCCGTGGGGCTGAAGGAAACCGTGAGAGATTCCGCCAAAGGGAATTCCTTCAGGCTTTCCATGGCGCGTAGAAAGGCGTCGCGCGTCAGGTCGCGGCCCGCGCGGCGCAATCCCTCCACAAGAACCATGGCGTTGAAATAACCTTCCTGCCCAATGAAATTCGGTGTGTCACCGGGGTAGTACTTGGCCAGCAGCGCGGCATAGCCGGGGTCGCCGGCGCCGAAGCGGGCCGGGCGTACGAGGTCCGGCGGCGGCACGACCTGGGAGAGGATCACCAAGGCGTCCTCGTCGTGTGCCAGACGGCGGCCGAGTTCCTCGCCGCCCACGAAGGAGACAGTGTAAAAGAGCGGATCAAAGCCCTTGCGCCGGGCCTCTTGAACCAGCTTTGCGCACGGGTCGTAGGTGCCGATCATGACCACGGCCTGCGCGCCCGAACGGATGATGCGGTCCAGGCCATCGGCGATGTCCATGGTGCCACGGATGTAGGAGCCGCGTGCCACTGGCGTCAGGCCGTGTTTGCGCAGGGCGAGTTCGGTGCCGGTGAGGCCATCGAAGCCGTAGGCGTCGTACTGGTAGAAGACGGCGATGCGCGTCAGGCCCAGGTCTTCCACCATGTGGCGCACGGCGGCCTCGGTTTCCTGATAGTACGACGCGCGCACGTTCATCAGATACGGATTGAACGGTTCGCGCAGGGCGTTGGCGCCTGTGAACATGCCCACCAGCGGGATGCGCGCCTGTTCGATCAGTGGCAGGATCTTTGCTGTGGTAGGTGTGCCGACATAGCAGAAGAGGGCGAAAACGTCGTCCTCGATGATCAACCGCTGCGTATTCACCAGACAGCGGGTGGGGTCGTAGGCATCGTCGTAGGCGATGACGTTGATGATGCGGCCGTGCACGCCGCCGGTTTCGTTGACGTAGTTGATGTAGGAGAGTGCGCCCCGTAGGGTCTGGATGCCCAGATATTCGGCGTGTCCAGAGAGCGCCAGCGAGGAACCGATGCGGATTTCGGTCGTCGTGACTCCGGGTGTGCGGCTGGGGCTCTCCTCTTCCGTGGGGCCCGTTCCGCAGGCGGCGGTCGCGAGAAGCAGCAGCGCGAGCACCCCGCGGAGCAGGGGCGAGAAGCTGTCCGGCATGAGGAAGCACCTCCTGGCGTGTGTGCACACTGTACCAGAAGACCCTACAGGGTCAAGGAATAGGGGGCTGTATGAGCCGAATTCCCGTTCAGGAGGGGATACCCCGGTACAATGACACTGGAACTGAAAAGTCGGCACGGTGTGGAGGGAGGATCGTATGCCCGATGAGTGGGCATGCGGCGGCGGAATTCGTCAGTTCGTGGCGTCGAGTTCGGCTAGCCGGGTTTCCACGGCTTCCCAGCGGGCGAAGGTTTCGGCGTGCGCGGCTTCGAGCTCGGTCAGGCGATTTTGGGCTGTGGCAACGATGTCGCTCGACTGCCGGTACAGGTCCGGGTCGGAAAGGCGCGCATGGGCAGCCTCGATATCCGCCTCTAGTGCCTCTATCCTGGAAGGAAGTTCGCCGAGTTCAGCACGCAGCTCGTCCAGTTCGCGCTGCTCCTTGAAGCTCAGCTTTCGCGGCCTGATTCGGTTCGCCTCGGCTTGCTGCCCGCCCTTGCCGGGCTCGGCGTTGGCGAGGTCAGAATTCTTCGTGCGTTCGCGGCCTTCAGCCGGTGCGGCCGGGACCGGACGCTGCCGCAGCCAGTCGTCGTAGCCGCCCACGTATGCGGCCACGCGGCCATCGGCCTCGAAGGCAATGGTGCTCGTCACGACATTGTTGAGGAAGGCGCGGTCGTGGCTCACGACGAGCACCGTGCCCGAGTATTCCATGAGCCGCTCTTCGAGCAGCTCCAGGGTTTCGGCGTCCAGGTCGTTGGTCGGTTCGTCCATGACCAGCACGTTGGAGGGCCGGGTGAAGAGCCGCGCCAGCAAGAGCCTGTTGCGTTCACCGCCAGAGAGCACGCCGACCGGGCTCATGGCCCGCTCGGGCGGGAAGAGGAAATCCTTGAGATAACCCATCACGTGGCGCGGCTCGCCGTTCACGGTCACGGTGTCGTTGCCGTCGGCGATGCTCTCGCGCACGGTTTTGGCCGGGTCGAGCTGTTCGCGGTGCTGGTCGAAGTAGGCCACTTCCAGGCGCGTGCCGAGCTTGACCGTGCCCGTGCTGGGCGCAAGGCGGCCGAGCAGCACCTGGATGAGCGTGGTCTTGCCCGCGCCGTTGGGGCCGATGAGTCCCACTTTGTCGCCGCGCATAATGGTCAGGTCGAGATCCCGGAAAATCGTCCTCTCGTCGTAGGCGAAGGACACGCCCACGGCCTCGGCCACGATCTTTCCCGAGGGTGACGCGTCCTGGACGACGATCTTGCTCGTTCCCAGGCGCTCGCGTCGGGCGCGGCGTTCCTCGCGCAGGCGCTTGAGAGCGCGCACGCGGCCCTCGTTGCGGGTGCGTCGGGCCTTTATGCCCTGGCGAATCCAGGCCTCTTCGCGGGCCAGCTTCTTGTCGAATTCGGCCCAGTTCTTCTCCTCGGCTTCGAGCAGGGCCTCCTTGCGGGCGAGAAAGGTGTCGTAGTCGCAGGACCAGTCGGCCAGGCGTCCCCGGTCGAGCTCGATGATGCGGGTGGCGATGCGGCGCAGGAACATGCGGTCGTGGGTGATGAAGACCAGCGTTCGCACGCGGCGCAGTACGAACTCCTCCAGCCAGGCGATGGAGTCGATGTCCAGGTGGTTGGTCGGCTCGTCGAGCAGGAGCACGTCCGGGTCGCCCGCAAGCGCGCGGGCCAGGAGCGCTCGGCGCTTGAGCCCGCCGGAAAGCTCTTCGAAGCGCGCCTCGGGGTCCAGGCCCAGGCGCGAGATGGCGGTGTCGATGTTTTGCAGGGTCTCCCAGCCGCCGTGCTCGGAAAGGGCCTGCCCGATCTCGGCCAGGCCGGTCGGGTCCGCGCCGTGCGCCACCTCGCGGCTCGCGCGGTGATAGTCCGCGATCAGCCTGCCTGCCTCGCCCAGCCCCTCCGTCGCGATCTCGTGGACCGTGCCGTGCAGATCCTCGGGCACCTTTTGCGAGAGGCGCGCAACCCGAAGTCCCGTGGCGCGCGAGACCCGGCCCGAATCGGGCTCAAGGTCGCCGCTCAAGAGGCGCAGGAGGGTGGATTTACCTTCACCGTTTCGGCCGACGATGCACACGCGCTGTCCTTCCTCGATCTGGAAGGAGACGCGGTCGAGCAGAAGCGGCCCGCCGAAGGACATGGAGAGGTCGGAAACGCTGATGAGTGCCATGCGGGGAGTCTCGTATGCCGCCGCGCGCCACGGGTCAAGGGGAGGGGGCGCCACGCGGCCTTGGACAGTGCCCGACGGCAAACGGCTGATGACTAGCCGTCCGTCGCTGACGAGCGTTCATGCTGCCAAGGGGAATCGTATCGAACAGAATAGATGAAAATGGCGGAGAGGGTGGGATTCGAACCCACGTGCCGGCTCATCACCGACAACCCGATTTCGAGTCGGGCGCGTTACGGCCACTTCGCTACCTCTCCGCGTTTCCCTGCGGAAGGGCATGGTTGATACCTGCAAGTAGGGGGCGGCGTCAAGCCTGGGGTGACGTCGGGCGTGTCGCGGGCGGAAAAAATCCTTAGGCATTCGCCGGGGCCGCCGCGGTCGTCCGTCAGGTCCGGCGCGAGCGGAAAAAATCCGTGAGCAGTGCGCCGCACTCCTCGGCCAGCACGCCGCCGAGCACCTGGATGCGGTGGTTGAGGAAGGGCAGGGCGGGGCCGTCGAGCCGCGAGCCGAAGGCCCCGGTCTTGGGGTCGGTGGCGCCGAAGACCACCGTCCGCACCCGCGCGTGCACGAGCGCCCCAAGGCACATGATGCACGGTTCGAGCGTGACGACCAGGGTTGTGCCCGAAAGGCGGTAGTTGGCGAGCGTTTGCGCGGCTTGGCGCAGGCAGCGCACCTCGGCGTGGGCCGTGGGGTCGTTGAGGCCGATCGAGGCGTTGTGCGCCTGGGCGAGAACGGTGCCATCCTGGGCCAGGAGCAGCGCGCCCACCGGCACCTCGCCCGCCGCCGCGCCAGCGGCGGCCTCGGCCAGGGCCAGGGCCATCGGATCATCCCAGGAGGACCAGCCCGGAGGCGGGGAGGGGGGCGCGGGACGCGAAGCCATGTGCACCGGGATGCCGGATGATTCGGCCAATCAGCCGTCCTTCAGGAAGCGCACCCCGCCCTCTATCAGGCTCACGCCGAGCGGATCGCTCGCGCCGCGCGTCCAGTTGGGATGGTTGGTGGGGTGGTTGAAGGCCTCGGGGTGGGGCATGAGCCCAAGGATGCGGCCCGAGGGATCGGTCAGCCCGGCGATGCCGTGGGGCGAGCCGTTGGGATTGAAGGGATATTCCTCGGTGGGCAGACCCGTTTCGGGGTGCACGTAGGACAGGGCGTGCAGGTTCGCGCCCATCGCGGCGCGCATGGCCGCGTCGTCCTCGAAGACGAGCTTGCCCTCGCCGTGGCGCACGGGCAGGTACAGGCGGTCGAGCCCCTTGGTGAAGACGCACGGGCTCTTCTGGTTGGCGGCAAGCCACACCCAACGGTCCTCGAAGCGGGCCGAGTCGTTGTTGGAGAGCGATGCCGTGCGCTGGAAATAGTCGCCGCCGATCGCGGGCAGCAGCCCGAGCTTGACCAGCAATTGGAAGCCGTTGCAGATGCCGAGGATCAGCCCGCCGTCGTCGAAGAAGCTTTTCAGGTCCTCGACCAGGGGCCTGCCCTCGGCGTCGGCCATGTAGCGCCAGCGAAGCGCGGCCGCCTGGGCCGCGCCCAGGTCGTCGCCGTCCAGGAATCCGCCGGGAAAGATCAGGAGGTTGTAGTCCGCCAGCTTCACGCGGCCCGCGCGCAGGTCGGAGAAGAAGACCACGTCCGCGCGGTCGGCCCCGGCGAGGCGCGCCGCGTGCGCGGATTCCTTGTGGCAGTTGGTGCCGTGACCGGTGATGACGAGGGTGTTGACCGCTTGCAAGGCGCGACTCCTGTGTCCTGGGGATATCTTTGGGGGAGACTCCCCGAATCATGACATATTCTGTCCGGGCGCACCATAAGGCCAGGTGGAAACGGCGTCAACCAAGGCTTGCCGGACATGTTGCGGTTTGGTGGAAAAAGCCCTTTTCAAGGCCATTTTTGCCGCATACAATCCGGCGGGTTGGGCGTTCGATCCAGTCATCAATTTCGCGTCAGGAAAGTCATGAGGAGTTGCATGAAGACCAAGTTCATTTTCATCACCGGCGGCGTGCTGTCGTCCCTGGGCAAAGGCCTCGCCGCGGCCTCCATCGCCGCGTTGCTCAAGGCCAGGGGCCTCAAATGCACCATCCAGAAGCTCGACCCCTACATCAACGTCGATCCCGGCACGATGAACCCGTTCCAGCATGGCGAGGTTTACGTCACCGAGGACGGGGCCGAGACCGATCTCGATCTGGGGCATTACGAGCGCTATATTGACGTCTTCATGACCCAGAAGAACAATTTTACCTCCGGTTCCATTTACAACCGGGTCATCCAGAAGGAGCGCCGCGGCGACTACCTGGGCGGCACGGTCCAGGTCATCCCGCACATCACCGACGAAATCAAGCGGGCCATCCTTTCCGTGGTCACGGACGAGGACGTGGCCCTCATCGAGATCGGCGGCACCGTGGGCGACATCGAGGGCCAGCCGTTCCTGGAGGCCATCCGCCAGATGCGCGGCGACCTGGGCAAGGAAAACTGCCTCTACATCCACCTGACGCTCGTGCCCTACATCAGCGCGGCAGGCGAGTTGAAGACCAAGCCCACGCAGCATAGCGTCAAGGAACTGCGCAGCATCGGCATTCAGCCCGACATCATCCTGTGCCGGTCCGAGAGGGAACTCGACGCGGACATCAAGGCCAAGATCGCGCTCTTTTGCAACGTGGACCGCGACGCGGTCTTCTCGGCCGTTGACGTGGATTCCATCTACAAAGTGCCGCTCAAATTCTACCACGAGGGCGTGGACCAGAAGATCGCCATCATGCTCAGGCTGCCTGCCAAGAACGCCGATCTCGCGCCCTGGGAGCAACTCGTGCACCGCATGGAGCACCCCAAGGCCGAGATCACCATCGGCATCGTGGGCAAATACGTGGACCTCAAGGAGGCCTACAAGAGCCTGCACGAGGCGCTGATCCACGGCGGCGTGGCCAACGAGGTCAAGGTCAACCTCGAGTACGTCAATTCCGAGGAGCTGGACCGTTCCAACGTGGCCAAGCGCCTGAAGAATGTGGACGGCGTGCTCGTCCCGGGCGGATTCGGTGCGCGAGGCATTCCGGGCAAAATCGAGGCCATCCGGCACGCGCGCGAAAACAAGATTCCCTTCTTTGGCATCTGTCTTGGCATGCAGTGCGCCTGCATCGAGGCCGCGCGCCACGTCCTTTCGATCGACCGGGCCGATTCCGAGGAGTTCGATAACGACACCCCCGACCCGATCATCTACCTGATGACCGAGTGGTTCGATTTTCGCAGTCAGTGCGTGGAGAAGCGCGACAAGAACTCCGACCTGGGCGGCACCATGCGCCTGGGGAGCTACCCGTGCGTCGTGGCCAAAGACACCAAGGCCTTCGAGGCCTACGGCGAGGAGTCCATCCACGAACGCCACCGCCATCGCTACGAATTCAACCAGAAATATCGCGCGGACATGGAGAAGCACGGCTACGTCTTCTCCGGAACGTCGCCCAACGGTGAACTCGTGGAGATCGTCGAACTCAAGGACCACCCCTGGTTCCTGGGTTGCCAGTTCCACCCCGAGTTCAAGTCGCGTCCCATGCGGGCGCACCCGCTGTTCCGCGAGTTCATCAAGGCCGCTTTCGGGTTCATGAAAGGCCGGAAATAGGCGGGGGCGCGTCGTGACGGTCTCTCCCGCCGCGCCAGGCGACCTGTACGAGAAAAGCCGCAAGGCGATGTTCCTCATCGCCGGGCCGTGCGCCCTGGAGAGTCGCTCCCTGGCGCTCGAAGTCGCGGCCGCCGTGGCCGAGGTCGCCGGACGCCTGGGGATCACGGCCATCTTCAAAAGCTCCTTCGACAAGGCCAACCGGACCTCCATCACGAGCTTTCGGGGACCCGGCCTGACGACGGGGCTTTCCTGGCTGGCCGAGGCGCGCGAGGCGACCGGCCTGCCGATCGTCACGGACATCCACCTGCCCGAGCAGGCCGCACCTGTGGCCGAGGTGGCGGACGTGCTCCAAATTCCGGCTTTTTTGTGCCGCCAGACCGATCTTCTGGTGGCCGCCGCAGCCACCGGGAAGGTGGTCAACGTCAAGAAGGGCCAGTTCCTTGCCCCCTGGGACATGAAGAACGTGGTCTCCAAGCTCGCCGAGGCGGGAGGCAGGCGGGTCTGGCTGACCGAGCGCGGCGCGAGCTTTGGCTACAACAATCTGGTGGTCGATTTCAGGTCCGTGCCGATCATGAAGTCCTTGGGCCACCCCGTGGTCTTCGACGCCACGCATTCGGTGCAGTTGCCGGGCGGGCAGGGAGGCGCCTCGGGCGGCCAGCGCGAGTTCGTGCCGACCCTGGCCAGGGCGGCCGTGGCTGCGGGCGTGGACGGGCTCTTCCTGGAAGTTCACCCCGATCCGGACAAGGCGCTGTGCGACGGCCCCAACTCCTGGCCGCTGGCCCGGCTCGAGCCCCTTTTGCGCGAACTTCTCGCCCTGCGGAGCGTGCCCCGTGCCGACTGAAAAAGCCCGCGACATCCGCCTGCTCGTGCTGGACGTGGACGGAGTGTTGACCGACGGCGGCCTTTATTACGACGCCGATGGACGGATCATGAAGCGCTTCCACGTTCAGGACGGCCTGGGCATCAAGCTGGCGCAACGCATGGGGCTAGAGGTCGCGGTCATCACCGGTCTGGATCATGCGGCCGTAGCCTCGCGGGTCCGCGAACTCGGCATTGCCGAATACCACGCCGGACACGTCGAAAAGCGTTCCCTCATCATGGATATGGCCACGCGCAAATCGCTTGAGCTTTCCCAGATCGCCTATCTGGGCGACGACTGGGTCGACGCCACGGCCATGCGTGTCGTGGGCCTGCCCATGGCCGTGTCCAACGCCCAACCCGAGATACTGGCGCTCGCGGCTTGGGTTTCGTCTCGCTCGGGTGGGTATGGAGCCGCACGCGAGGCCATCGCTTTCATCCTCGATGCCCAAGGCAAGTATGCGGAGTGCTGGCGGGCCTGGAGCGACTGATGGGCAGAAAATTCTCCCTGGCGCTGCTTTTGCTTGCGCTGCTTGCGGGCGCGGGTCTTTGGGGCTGGCAGTTCTTCAAGGACGACATCGATCTGGCCCGCGATCTCATCGGACAACTTCCCAAAGATCTGAACGTTGACGTCTCGGCGAAGGGCATTACCCTGTCGCAAGGCGAAGCCGGGGCGCTGCTGTGGGAGCTTGTCTCCGAGTCTGCCGGATACGATTCAAAGAAAGGAACGGTATTGCTGACGAACCCCGTCATTTCTTATTATGCGGACGGGCCCACGCCCATGTTGGTCATCCGGGCGCCGCAGGGCGAGGTGGACCAGGCCGCCAACACCATGGTCTTGACGCCGCACGTGATCGCCACGTACGGGCAGGTCACGGTCACCGGAAACAGACTGGACTATCTCGGCGCCGAACGGCGCATCGTCATCACCGGAGACGCCATTGTGGACCGGGGAGACATGGTCATGCATGCCCCGCGTCTGGAGATCGACCTCGTGACGCAGGACATGACCGCTCCCGAGGGCGTTCGGGTAACGACCTCGCGCGATTCATTCGCTCCTGGCACGGGACAATAGAGGCAACAATGCGTAATCATATCATGGATATGCTGTGGATGGTCATGGTGGCCTTGGCCGTCGTCTTCGGCGCGCCGCTTTCCGCCTCTGCTCAGGCGGCGGCCGCCTCCGAGAGCGTCCCTACGCGCATCACAGCGGACAAACTGACCTACAGTCAGGAGCGCGACACGGTCATCTTCGAGGGGCAGGTGCACGTGGTGCGCGGCGAGATGCAGATATGGTCCGACAAACTGACCGGCTACCTGACGCCCAAGGACGGAGCCAAGGAGGGCACGGGGCCTTCTCTTGCCGCCGAGGACGCCGAGATCCGCACCGTGGTCGCCGTGGGCAACGTACGCATGCTGCATCAAGGCCGGGAAGGCTTTAGCGGCAAGGCGACCTTCGTGGTTGCCGACGGTGTGCTGACCATGGAGGACAACCCGGTCATCGTGGATGGCCCCAACCGCGTTGTGGGCGAGGTGATCCGCTTCTATTCAAAGACCAACCGAAGCGAAGTGCTCGGCGGCAAGAAGCGCGTCGAGGCTGTATTCTTCACCACTGGCGATGAGTTTGCGCCTGCCCGGCCGACTCCGCAGGGACAGAACGCAACCAGCCCGTCCCCTGGTTCCGCACCGAAGGCCGACTGACGCATGTCCAGCAGACTTGAAGGCAGGGAACTGCGTAAGGTCTACGGCCAGCGGGAAGTCGTCAAGGGCGTCTCGCTTTCCCTGGGCCAGAACGAGGTCTTCGGCATCCTGGGGCCCAACGGGGCGGGCAAAACCACGACTTTCTACATGTTGCTCGGCGTGGTCAAGCCGACCTCTGGGCACGTCTTTCTCGACGATCGCGAATTGACCCGCTGGCCGCTGCATCTGCGGGCCAGGGAGGGGCTTTCCTACCTGCCCCAGGAAAGCTCGATCTTCAAAAAGCTCACCGTGCGCCAAAATATGGAGATCATCCTGGAACATACGGATCTCTCGCGCAAGGAGCAGCGCATGCGCTGCGACGCCCTGCTCGACGAGTTGGGCATTCGCCGTTTGGAAAAATCACGAGCCGTGCATCTTTCCGGTGGTGAACGCCGCCGCCTGGAGATCGCTCGGGCTCTCATCCGCAGCCCCAAGTTCATCCTCCTCGACGAGCCTTTCGCCGGCATCGATCCGCTGGCCGTGGACGACATCAAGGAGATCATCCGG
It encodes the following:
- a CDS encoding ATP-binding protein; protein product: MKFFGSISLSKKIFITTLAFILLVSGIIALLARWILVSSLTVELEHRGTAIAQSLSDRARSHILDNDIPNLVSLAFDAAYLGERRDLVSYIFITDPEGDLLAHTFTRQFPHELHGIPAPTTETARTVRDMVVAGLPVFDIAVPITEGIYTIGSVHVGLNKRHIENLVAKLRITFLGFISMVIVAVFFISLRIANYITMPIAKLTRISDELSRGNFDISVDLEGSDDEWKPQECPAYLNTDLPCWHFDQASSVGELDETQAANLRTCRQCRFYRKVPGDEVQQLANSFRNMVWSIKLYRRRLRESEEKYRSLFVSGPDPIVVVDAHTFEILDANPRAEDVYGYTREELSRIPYTALDPDFASQCLVRIDAMTEQGNSCVYCSKLIHYRKDGVPIYVNLHACPISYKNRQALIIASADVTEMIEKDAQLIQASKMKTLGEMSAGIAHELNQPLNAIKMGSDFLTMLSEEDTPVTPTQLRPITSEISQQVDRATDIINTLRAFGRKADMIREHLNVNDSIRGVLKIVGHQLSLAGIETSLELAEPLPPILAHDNRIQQVLFNLVTNARDAIAKAPAPPEDGHRITLRTLVRDDKVLVQVQDTGVGIPESVRGKIFEPFFTTKETGQGMGLGLSISYGIVKDYGGDIRIESEPGRGTLFELFFPAARKAIGAMK
- a CDS encoding ABC transporter substrate-binding protein, which gives rise to MPDSFSPLLRGVLALLLLATAACGTGPTEEESPSRTPGVTTTEIRIGSSLALSGHAEYLGIQTLRGALSYINYVNETGGVHGRIINVIAYDDAYDPTRCLVNTQRLIIEDDVFALFCYVGTPTTAKILPLIEQARIPLVGMFTGANALREPFNPYLMNVRASYYQETEAAVRHMVEDLGLTRIAVFYQYDAYGFDGLTGTELALRKHGLTPVARGSYIRGTMDIADGLDRIIRSGAQAVVMIGTYDPCAKLVQEARRKGFDPLFYTVSFVGGEELGRRLAHDEDALVILSQVVPPPDLVRPARFGAGDPGYAALLAKYYPGDTPNFIGQEGYFNAMVLVEGLRRAGRDLTRDAFLRAMESLKEFPLAESLTVSFSPTDHQGLDRVYFTRLRNGEFRLVTDWGEIARILAEKAPLDNPGNQADSADGPAHILPEPPHSETPRVTPEKGL
- a CDS encoding ATP-binding cassette domain-containing protein, with amino-acid sequence MALISVSDLSMSFGGPLLLDRVSFQIEEGQRVCIVGRNGEGKSTLLRLLSGDLEPDSGRVSRATGLRVARLSQKVPEDLHGTVHEIATEGLGEAGRLIADYHRASREVAHGADPTGLAEIGQALSEHGGWETLQNIDTAISRLGLDPEARFEELSGGLKRRALLARALAGDPDVLLLDEPTNHLDIDSIAWLEEFVLRRVRTLVFITHDRMFLRRIATRIIELDRGRLADWSCDYDTFLARKEALLEAEEKNWAEFDKKLAREEAWIRQGIKARRTRNEGRVRALKRLREERRARRERLGTSKIVVQDASPSGKIVAEAVGVSFAYDERTIFRDLDLTIMRGDKVGLIGPNGAGKTTLIQVLLGRLAPSTGTVKLGTRLEVAYFDQHREQLDPAKTVRESIADGNDTVTVNGEPRHVMGYLKDFLFPPERAMSPVGVLSGGERNRLLLARLFTRPSNVLVMDEPTNDLDAETLELLEERLMEYSGTVLVVSHDRAFLNNVVTSTIAFEADGRVAAYVGGYDDWLRQRPVPAAPAEGRERTKNSDLANAEPGKGGQQAEANRIRPRKLSFKEQRELDELRAELGELPSRIEALEADIEAAHARLSDPDLYRQSSDIVATAQNRLTELEAAHAETFARWEAVETRLAELDATN
- the tadA gene encoding tRNA adenosine(34) deaminase TadA encodes the protein MASRPAPPSPPPGWSSWDDPMALALAEAAAGAAAGEVPVGALLLAQDGTVLAQAHNASIGLNDPTAHAEVRCLRQAAQTLANYRLSGTTLVVTLEPCIMCLGALVHARVRTVVFGATDPKTGAFGSRLDGPALPFLNHRIQVLGGVLAEECGALLTDFFRSRRT
- a CDS encoding phosphoribosylformylglycinamidine synthase subunit PurQ — translated: MQAVNTLVITGHGTNCHKESAHAARLAGADRADVVFFSDLRAGRVKLADYNLLIFPGGFLDGDDLGAAQAAALRWRYMADAEGRPLVEDLKSFFDDGGLILGICNGFQLLVKLGLLPAIGGDYFQRTASLSNNDSARFEDRWVWLAANQKSPCVFTKGLDRLYLPVRHGEGKLVFEDDAAMRAAMGANLHALSYVHPETGLPTEEYPFNPNGSPHGIAGLTDPSGRILGLMPHPEAFNHPTNHPNWTRGASDPLGVSLIEGGVRFLKDG
- a CDS encoding CTP synthase, with translation MKTKFIFITGGVLSSLGKGLAAASIAALLKARGLKCTIQKLDPYINVDPGTMNPFQHGEVYVTEDGAETDLDLGHYERYIDVFMTQKNNFTSGSIYNRVIQKERRGDYLGGTVQVIPHITDEIKRAILSVVTDEDVALIEIGGTVGDIEGQPFLEAIRQMRGDLGKENCLYIHLTLVPYISAAGELKTKPTQHSVKELRSIGIQPDIILCRSERELDADIKAKIALFCNVDRDAVFSAVDVDSIYKVPLKFYHEGVDQKIAIMLRLPAKNADLAPWEQLVHRMEHPKAEITIGIVGKYVDLKEAYKSLHEALIHGGVANEVKVNLEYVNSEELDRSNVAKRLKNVDGVLVPGGFGARGIPGKIEAIRHARENKIPFFGICLGMQCACIEAARHVLSIDRADSEEFDNDTPDPIIYLMTEWFDFRSQCVEKRDKNSDLGGTMRLGSYPCVVAKDTKAFEAYGEESIHERHRHRYEFNQKYRADMEKHGYVFSGTSPNGELVEIVELKDHPWFLGCQFHPEFKSRPMRAHPLFREFIKAAFGFMKGRK
- the kdsA gene encoding 3-deoxy-8-phosphooctulonate synthase; the protein is MYEKSRKAMFLIAGPCALESRSLALEVAAAVAEVAGRLGITAIFKSSFDKANRTSITSFRGPGLTTGLSWLAEAREATGLPIVTDIHLPEQAAPVAEVADVLQIPAFLCRQTDLLVAAAATGKVVNVKKGQFLAPWDMKNVVSKLAEAGGRRVWLTERGASFGYNNLVVDFRSVPIMKSLGHPVVFDATHSVQLPGGQGGASGGQREFVPTLARAAVAAGVDGLFLEVHPDPDKALCDGPNSWPLARLEPLLRELLALRSVPRAD
- a CDS encoding KdsC family phosphatase, which encodes MPTEKARDIRLLVLDVDGVLTDGGLYYDADGRIMKRFHVQDGLGIKLAQRMGLEVAVITGLDHAAVASRVRELGIAEYHAGHVEKRSLIMDMATRKSLELSQIAYLGDDWVDATAMRVVGLPMAVSNAQPEILALAAWVSSRSGGYGAAREAIAFILDAQGKYAECWRAWSD